A genomic region of Methylobacterium durans contains the following coding sequences:
- a CDS encoding outer membrane protein, whose protein sequence is MIRKLLLASTATALLTGAASAADLPRRAAPPPVFTPIPVFTWTGFYAGFNAGYAFDASSRNTGPFVVNLPAGSPLVVGPFAPSQVAFGGRNSLDGFSGGGQIGYNYQFTPGSGVVVGIEADAQYVDFGRNRNRFLLTPGFAPAPNVQFVNPIGLASLDFFGTVRGRIGYAWDRTLIYGTGGFAYGSGSDETRFGGFRGNDDFRTGWTAGGGIEYALSADSWLNFFRASAVTFRVEGLYVNLERNNRNNGVFAFNTVTGVPVLAPGFVARNNPLEFAVVRAGVNYKFGTY, encoded by the coding sequence ATGATCAGAAAGCTTCTTCTCGCCAGCACGGCCACCGCTCTGCTGACCGGCGCCGCCTCGGCCGCCGACCTGCCGCGTCGCGCTGCTCCCCCGCCGGTGTTCACGCCGATCCCGGTCTTCACCTGGACGGGCTTCTACGCCGGTTTCAACGCTGGCTACGCGTTCGACGCCAGCTCGCGCAACACTGGCCCCTTCGTCGTGAACCTGCCCGCCGGCAGCCCACTCGTCGTCGGGCCGTTTGCTCCCTCGCAGGTCGCGTTCGGCGGCCGCAACTCTCTCGACGGCTTCTCGGGCGGTGGTCAGATCGGCTACAACTACCAGTTCACGCCGGGCTCGGGAGTGGTGGTCGGCATCGAGGCTGACGCGCAGTACGTCGACTTCGGCCGCAACCGCAACCGCTTCCTGCTGACTCCCGGCTTCGCGCCGGCTCCCAACGTCCAGTTCGTCAACCCGATCGGCTTGGCCAGCCTCGACTTCTTCGGCACGGTGCGCGGCCGCATCGGCTATGCCTGGGATCGCACGCTGATCTACGGCACCGGCGGCTTCGCCTACGGCTCGGGCAGCGACGAGACCCGCTTCGGCGGCTTCCGCGGCAACGACGACTTCCGCACCGGCTGGACCGCCGGCGGTGGCATCGAGTACGCGCTGTCGGCCGACAGCTGGCTGAACTTCTTCCGCGCTTCGGCCGTGACGTTCCGGGTGGAAGGTCTGTACGTGAACCTGGAGCGCAACAACCGCAACAACGGCGTGTTCGCGTTCAACACTGTGACCGGTGTGCCCGTCCTGGCGCCTGGCTTCGTCGCGCGCAACAACCCGCTAGAGTTCGCGGTGGTGCGGGCTGGCGTGAACTACAAGTTCGGCACGTACTAA
- a CDS encoding glycosyltransferase, which produces MKIFLVAIGTHGDVLPIIALASALKGRGHAVALAAPAPFAPLAERAGIPFHGLGTEAAFARFTAEPDLWRPWRGVEPLFSYVSDLTEPTYRWLAAQARPEAGIVVASTLSLGARVAQERLGLKLATVHVMPFFIESRLDAPACQACRCRASCPRASGTGSGSGRTST; this is translated from the coding sequence ATGAAAATCTTCCTCGTCGCGATCGGCACGCACGGAGACGTGCTGCCGATCATCGCCCTCGCCAGCGCCCTGAAGGGCCGAGGCCACGCCGTCGCGCTGGCGGCGCCGGCGCCCTTCGCCCCCCTCGCCGAGCGCGCGGGCATCCCGTTCCACGGGCTCGGGACGGAGGCCGCGTTTGCCCGCTTCACAGCCGAGCCCGACCTGTGGCGGCCCTGGCGCGGGGTGGAGCCGCTGTTCTCCTACGTCTCCGACCTGACGGAGCCGACCTACCGCTGGCTCGCCGCCCAAGCGCGGCCGGAGGCCGGGATCGTCGTGGCCTCGACGCTGAGCCTCGGCGCGCGGGTGGCGCAGGAGCGGCTCGGGCTCAAGCTTGCGACCGTGCATGTGATGCCGTTCTTCATCGAGAGCCGGCTCGACGCCCCCGCCTGCCAGGCCTGCCGCTGCCGCGCGTCCTGCCCTCGCGCTTCCGGCACTGGGTCGGGCTCGGGGCGGACAAGTACGTGA
- a CDS encoding glycosyltransferase has product MIGPAALPRLNAFRAELGLGPVRRLRYWWNLAPHLILMFPEWFSPPQADWPEQAVQVGFPIADRFGDTDRLDPDLEAFLDAGAPPLVFTYGSAMRQGRAFFTTAVALCRRLGRRGVLLAPQGGQAPADLPPEILHRPYAPLSALLPRAAALVHHGGIGTVAQALAAGVPQMIVPVAFDHFDEGSRVRRLGLGTVMSQRAFTPSRAARRLARLLASDTAAQACAEARRRMAGEDGVLHACVAIERIGETSGSASA; this is encoded by the coding sequence GTGATCGGCCCCGCCGCGCTGCCGCGCCTCAACGCCTTCCGCGCTGAGCTTGGCCTCGGGCCGGTGCGGCGCCTGCGCTACTGGTGGAATCTCGCGCCGCACCTGATCCTGATGTTTCCGGAGTGGTTCTCGCCGCCCCAGGCCGATTGGCCGGAGCAGGCCGTGCAGGTCGGCTTCCCGATCGCCGATCGTTTCGGCGACACCGACCGGCTCGATCCAGACCTCGAAGCGTTTCTCGATGCGGGCGCGCCGCCCCTCGTCTTCACCTACGGCTCGGCGATGCGGCAGGGACGCGCCTTCTTCACGACCGCGGTCGCCCTGTGCCGCCGCCTGGGCCGGCGCGGCGTGCTGCTGGCGCCGCAGGGCGGTCAGGCGCCGGCTGACCTGCCGCCCGAGATCCTTCACCGGCCCTACGCCCCCTTGAGCGCGCTGCTGCCGCGCGCGGCCGCGCTCGTCCATCACGGCGGCATCGGCACCGTGGCGCAGGCTCTGGCCGCCGGCGTGCCGCAAATGATCGTGCCGGTGGCCTTCGACCATTTCGACGAGGGCTCGCGCGTGCGGCGCCTCGGTCTCGGCACGGTGATGAGCCAGCGTGCCTTCACGCCGTCCCGGGCGGCGCGGCGCTTGGCGAGGCTCCTCGCGTCCGACACGGCCGCGCAGGCCTGTGCCGAGGCGAGGCGGCGGATGGCGGGCGAGGACGGCGTCTTGCACGCCTGCGTGGCGATCGAGCGGATTGGCGAGACGTCCGGGTCAGCCTCGGCGTAG
- a CDS encoding TadE/TadG family type IV pilus assembly protein — protein MLCSRLNKRVRCRATLQPIPRVGKQFTNDRRGAVAVIFGLSATVLLGMAGGASDYARLVHRRTQLQSAVDAGTLAGGNALKLAASNPASIAGLTEQTIRDAAQASASQPLTVKVTVADDKTSVFARAEETIRFTFGAFVGIRSTTVAAQARANVVGRMRLCMLTLDPGAPGTFALQKNAQVTANSCSLYSNSKNTKGMVGKDNALARADIICSAGGFDGAKANFAPNPQTDCPAIEDPLKNTGQPSLGDCVQLPASARKDGKLRLGENKVDTTFTLEPGTYCGGLQIAGSAVATLKAGIYVMKNGPLIVKDNATLSGVDVGFFFTGDKGGLLFDKKTTISLAAPTTGVMAGLLMSEQRSVNSPLDPVLEATDIISGNSIPPTPPPLGITKPMRTYRIISDNARTMLGTIYLPAGRLVIDASRPVADQSAYTVIVAQQVNLYEGPNLYLNANYDATSVPVPKGVGPLSGKLMLTQ, from the coding sequence ATGCTGTGCAGCAGGCTGAACAAAAGGGTTCGTTGTCGAGCGACACTGCAGCCCATACCTCGTGTCGGAAAGCAGTTCACGAATGATCGCCGCGGAGCCGTCGCCGTCATCTTCGGGTTGAGCGCCACCGTGCTGCTCGGCATGGCGGGCGGCGCCAGCGACTACGCACGGCTCGTTCACCGTCGCACCCAGCTACAGAGCGCCGTCGATGCCGGAACGCTGGCCGGCGGCAACGCCCTGAAGCTCGCAGCCTCGAACCCCGCCAGCATCGCTGGCCTCACCGAGCAGACCATCCGCGACGCCGCCCAGGCCTCCGCAAGTCAGCCGTTGACGGTCAAGGTCACGGTCGCCGACGACAAGACCAGCGTCTTCGCGCGGGCCGAGGAGACGATCCGGTTCACCTTCGGTGCGTTTGTGGGCATCCGCTCCACCACCGTTGCGGCGCAGGCTCGCGCCAACGTGGTCGGCCGCATGAGGCTGTGCATGCTGACGCTCGATCCCGGCGCGCCCGGCACCTTCGCGCTGCAGAAGAATGCCCAGGTCACGGCCAACAGCTGCTCGCTGTACTCGAACTCCAAGAACACCAAGGGCATGGTCGGCAAGGACAATGCCTTGGCTCGCGCCGACATCATCTGCTCGGCCGGCGGCTTCGACGGAGCGAAGGCCAACTTCGCGCCCAACCCGCAGACCGACTGTCCTGCTATCGAGGATCCGCTCAAGAACACCGGCCAGCCCAGCCTCGGCGACTGCGTGCAATTGCCCGCCTCCGCGCGCAAGGACGGCAAGCTCCGCCTCGGCGAGAACAAGGTCGACACGACCTTCACCCTGGAGCCGGGCACCTATTGCGGCGGCCTGCAGATCGCCGGCTCGGCGGTCGCGACGCTGAAGGCCGGCATCTACGTCATGAAGAACGGACCGCTGATCGTGAAGGACAACGCCACCCTGTCGGGCGTGGACGTCGGCTTCTTCTTCACCGGCGACAAGGGCGGCCTGCTCTTCGACAAGAAGACCACCATCAGCCTCGCGGCACCGACCACGGGTGTGATGGCGGGTCTGCTGATGTCGGAGCAGCGGTCGGTCAACTCACCGCTCGACCCGGTTCTGGAAGCGACTGACATCATCTCGGGCAATTCCATCCCGCCGACACCGCCGCCGCTTGGCATCACGAAGCCGATGCGGACCTACCGCATCATCAGCGACAACGCGCGGACGATGCTCGGCACGATCTACCTGCCGGCCGGACGGCTGGTGATCGACGCGAGCCGGCCGGTCGCGGATCAGTCCGCCTACACCGTCATCGTCGCGCAGCAGGTCAACCTCTACGAGGGGCCGAACCTCTATCTCAACGCGAACTACGACGCCACGAGCGTTCCCGTGCCGAAGGGCGTCGG